AATCGTTCGGCGTTTGCAACCATCGTTGCTTGTTGCTGAAGCCGATTTTTTGCCGTTGGCAAACGCACTGGCTTGTCTTGGAACACACACCCGTGTGGTGGCCGCGGCGCAGAGCATACCGACAAACATTCCGTCGTTTGCCAACCTGGATATGTCACGCCCAGTGGACGATCCAAGCGTTCGTTTAGGGGCTGACGATCCTGTGTATTATAATTTTACATCAGGAACGACGGGTCGTCCAAAAGCCGCCGTGGCGACGTTAGGGAACATTCATTACAATACTCTCGCGTCTATCGAGAGTTTTGCCATGACGGCAGAGGATGTGCATTTGTGTATGATGCCCATCTTTGTGCATCCTCACGAATTGTTTGCCCGGCCGTTGTATCTGGGCGGATCGTTCGTTTTGATCGACTCCATAGCTCCCAAATCGATTGCTGGCGAAATTGCCCGTCACCGCGTTACCGCCTTCATGGCGGTTGCTTCGATTTATGAGACTCTGGTGCGGCTCCCGCATGCCGAACGATACAACTTGGAGAGTTTACGCATTCCCGAATCCGGAGGCATGTTCGCGACATCGGATCTGGTGTTCGAGTTTCGGGATAAATATGGAAAAATTATGATGCCCGTTTGGGGATCAACCGAAGCCACAGGCATTGCCGTCGCCTCACGACCGGGAGAAGCATACCGTCCGGGAACCATGGGGCGGGCATGTCCTTACTATGATGTGCACGTTATGGCTGAAGATAATCGTGAAGCCGACGTCAATGAACCCGGTGAACTCATTGTTGCCGGTCCGGGGGTTATCTCCTCATATTATGATGATCCCGAGGAAACCGCATCGTGTTTGTCCGGTGGAGTGTTTCATACCTGTGATATCGTGA
This genomic window from Desulfovibrio inopinatus DSM 10711 contains:
- a CDS encoding class I adenylate-forming enzyme family protein, which encodes MTHIAFPRLQNDMVPLEDYGQMLSRNEVQFGDRPAIFSQNRVVSHGELAVRVRAIAALFRDIGIQKGDCIGVLAGKNPCAIECFLAATLIGAVFFPVDCLQPRSVSEEIVRRLQPSLLVAEADFLPLANALACLGTHTRVVAAAQSIPTNIPSFANLDMSRPVDDPSVRLGADDPVYYNFTSGTTGRPKAAVATLGNIHYNTLASIESFAMTAEDVHLCMMPIFVHPHELFARPLYLGGSFVLIDSIAPKSIAGEIARHRVTAFMAVASIYETLVRLPHAERYNLESLRIPESGGMFATSDLVFEFRDKYGKIMMPVWGSTEATGIAVASRPGEAYRPGTMGRACPYYDVHVMAEDNREADVNEPGELIVAGPGVISSYYDDPEETASCLSGGVFHTCDIVKRDSDGYLFFQSRKNSMMKVGGMKVFPAEIEECLRAHPDIIEVAVIKYGDTLRGEAPKAFIVKRPGAQLDRSDVIAHCRTHLHRFKAPRSIEFLEELPKTPGGKLAWRKLLSE